From Candidatus Bathyarchaeota archaeon, a single genomic window includes:
- a CDS encoding ABC transporter ATP-binding protein produces the protein MSLVLKDVVSGYFPEVDILHGISLHVEGEKITGIIGPNGSGKSTLIKTICGFIKPRKGKIYYKEEDITGTKPHILAGTLGITYIAQERNVFLELTVKENLRVYTWPLRKNQEIVKKSIQKVYEKFPLLKTKLNDKASSLSGGQQRMLELSRAFIQKSELILIDEPTAGLAPKVAMEVYEAMNKFKEEKLTVLFIDQNVRQAVKFSDYIYMLRSGRILKQGPKEQFESELQSLIHEWI, from the coding sequence ATGTCTCTCGTACTGAAAGATGTAGTTTCAGGATATTTCCCAGAGGTTGACATTTTGCATGGTATTTCTCTGCATGTAGAGGGAGAAAAGATAACGGGCATTATAGGACCAAATGGATCAGGCAAATCCACCCTCATAAAAACAATTTGTGGTTTCATAAAGCCTAGAAAGGGGAAAATCTATTACAAGGAAGAAGATATAACGGGAACAAAACCGCACATTTTGGCTGGCACCTTGGGGATAACTTACATTGCACAAGAAAGAAACGTTTTCTTGGAGTTAACAGTAAAGGAAAATTTAAGAGTATATACATGGCCCTTGAGAAAAAATCAGGAAATCGTTAAGAAATCCATTCAGAAAGTTTATGAGAAGTTCCCCCTGCTGAAAACCAAACTGAATGATAAGGCCTCCTCTCTAAGCGGGGGGCAACAAAGGATGTTAGAGCTTAGTAGAGCGTTCATCCAGAAATCTGAACTTATTTTGATTGATGAACCCACAGCTGGTCTCGCTCCAAAAGTCGCTATGGAAGTATATGAAGCGATGAACAAATTCAAAGAGGAAAAGCTAACTGTGTTGTTCATAGATCAAAATGTCAGACAAGCCGTAAAGTTCTCAGATTACATCTACATGCTCCGTTCTGGTCGGATATTGAAGCAAGGGCCGAAGGAGCAGTTCGAAAGTGAGTTACAGAGTTTAATCCATGAATGGATTTAG
- a CDS encoding DUF4392 domain-containing protein: protein MKEEKTLRERLGNAIDQIITIDFHLRPPHSIDKLYEAARSKLGRSLTLHAAEKLAKMVKPGNGVIIATGYPLRPWVSPRICENDGPPGAAVLARALNIGLKALPVLVTEEPFIDTVKAACRGAGLLPVSLEEAERAVSLQRGPIHTCSVISFPIDERKAKQAAEELIDRTKAAASIACMH from the coding sequence TTGAAGGAGGAGAAAACTCTTAGAGAACGCCTAGGAAATGCAATCGACCAAATCATCACAATCGACTTTCACCTTCGTCCGCCTCATAGCATTGATAAACTATATGAAGCCGCTCGAAGTAAGCTCGGCAGATCGCTCACACTTCATGCCGCTGAAAAATTGGCAAAGATGGTAAAACCAGGCAACGGGGTAATAATAGCGACAGGTTATCCACTTCGACCATGGGTGTCTCCTAGAATATGTGAAAATGACGGCCCTCCTGGTGCTGCAGTCTTGGCTAGAGCATTAAATATAGGTCTTAAAGCTTTGCCTGTCCTTGTCACAGAGGAACCCTTTATCGATACAGTAAAGGCTGCCTGTAGGGGAGCTGGGTTGTTACCAGTCAGTCTGGAAGAAGCAGAAAGAGCCGTTAGCCTACAGCGAGGGCCTATACATACATGTTCTGTCATAAGTTTCCCCATAGACGAAAGAAAGGCCAAGCAAGCTGCCGAGGAGTTAATTGATCGAACGAAAGCCGCTGCCAGCATCGCATGCATGCATTAG
- a CDS encoding maleate cis-trans isomerase — translation MNGFSMHAQRVTGGIKIEGNGFYGWRVKIGLLVVSTDLVCEPAFNKTVPPGVSIHTARMTFREATPEALLRMTSHIEKAAKDVGSAKVDLIVFGCTSGSFLKGNKSWNEEITRRIEDAAKTPAITTTTAVVEALKKLGIKRVAVVTPYIDAINMNGRKYLENVGFKVLNILGMQLTNPQRYQSVRPLEVYKFARTVDTSEADGMFISCTAFRALEIAELLEKDIGKPVVTSNSASIWYALRKVGIDDGIEGYGQLLRI, via the coding sequence ATGAATGGATTTAGTATGCATGCCCAAAGAGTTACTGGAGGAATAAAGATAGAAGGAAATGGGTTTTACGGCTGGAGAGTGAAAATAGGCCTCCTAGTGGTTTCCACAGATTTGGTATGCGAACCTGCCTTCAACAAAACTGTTCCCCCTGGAGTGAGTATCCATACGGCAAGGATGACCTTTAGAGAAGCGACTCCTGAGGCTCTATTAAGGATGACATCGCACATCGAGAAAGCAGCCAAAGATGTCGGCAGTGCAAAAGTTGATCTCATTGTATTTGGCTGTACGAGTGGTAGTTTCCTTAAAGGCAACAAGAGTTGGAACGAGGAAATAACGAGGAGGATTGAGGACGCAGCTAAAACTCCTGCAATAACGACTACCACTGCTGTAGTAGAGGCATTGAAAAAGCTTGGAATCAAGAGAGTCGCGGTAGTAACACCTTACATAGATGCAATAAATATGAACGGAAGAAAATACCTTGAAAACGTGGGCTTCAAGGTACTTAACATTCTAGGTATGCAATTGACAAATCCTCAGAGATATCAATCTGTTCGACCTCTTGAAGTTTACAAGTTTGCAAGAACTGTAGATACCTCGGAAGCGGATGGCATGTTCATAAGCTGCACAGCCTTTCGAGCGCTTGAAATCGCAGAGCTTCTCGAAAAAGACATAGGCAAACCTGTGGTGACATCCAATTCAGCATCGATATGGTACGCGCTGAGGAAAGTTGGAATTGACGACGGCATTGAGGGTTACGGCCAACTCTTACGGATATAG
- a CDS encoding branched-chain amino acid ABC transporter permease, which translates to MTKTKWAITSRSKLITIILLVLLSSVFPLFSSKYIIHILVICWLLAISSIGWNICYGYTGLLSFGHTVFFGISAYITLWLLVPFQITPWIGIFIGASIACVLGLLITFVTIRTRGIYFALATFALPQILIIIFNTFWQVTGGAYGVIIPFAEENAYLMYFYDPVFYYYIALAFLISVLVLQLRLSESKLGYCLRAIGSDEDAANSLGIDPFRTRLFGMGISSFVTGLSGGIFVNFLKFIDPVQAFGWPLNIQMILGTVVGGVGTIFGPVIGVLVVVPLTEIMKLWIEQHFRGLNLVINGVILMLFIVLMPRGVYPWLKKLFEKYLGG; encoded by the coding sequence ATGACCAAAACAAAGTGGGCCATCACCAGCAGAAGCAAGTTAATAACGATCATATTGCTTGTATTGTTATCTTCTGTGTTTCCACTTTTTTCGAGTAAGTATATAATTCATATACTTGTAATCTGTTGGCTTTTGGCTATCAGTTCTATAGGGTGGAATATCTGCTATGGATATACAGGTCTTTTATCCTTTGGGCATACAGTCTTTTTCGGTATATCTGCATACATTACGTTGTGGCTTTTGGTACCTTTCCAGATAACGCCTTGGATCGGAATTTTCATAGGAGCATCTATAGCCTGTGTTCTTGGGCTTCTAATAACGTTTGTCACGATAAGAACCAGAGGAATATATTTCGCATTAGCGACTTTTGCGCTTCCGCAAATACTAATAATAATATTTAATACGTTTTGGCAAGTAACTGGCGGAGCCTATGGAGTGATAATTCCTTTTGCCGAAGAAAATGCCTACTTGATGTATTTCTATGACCCGGTGTTTTATTACTACATTGCCTTAGCTTTCCTTATTTCAGTTCTTGTGTTACAACTGAGGCTTAGTGAATCGAAGTTGGGATACTGCCTTAGAGCTATAGGCTCAGATGAAGATGCAGCAAATTCTCTTGGAATAGACCCTTTTAGGACTAGATTATTCGGTATGGGTATCAGTTCTTTTGTAACAGGATTATCGGGGGGTATTTTTGTTAACTTTTTAAAGTTCATAGACCCGGTTCAAGCCTTTGGATGGCCACTGAATATTCAAATGATCCTTGGTACGGTCGTTGGAGGAGTGGGAACGATTTTTGGTCCAGTGATAGGAGTTCTAGTTGTCGTGCCCTTAACGGAGATTATGAAGTTGTGGATAGAACAACACTTCCGAGGATTAAATCTTGTTATAAACGGTGTAATCCTAATGTTATTTATTGTTCTAATGCCTAGAGGAGTATATCCATGGCTAAAGAAGCTTTTTGAAAAATACCTTGGAGGATAA
- a CDS encoding branched-chain amino acid ABC transporter permease — MSALVQSMATGLLLGGIYAVLAIGLDIIYGVLDLVHMAIGEFLMLAMYTTFFLYTLFGINEFILLFVVPLIFLIVSIPCYHGVFKIMIGKPHSFHILYTASLSIALQSAALVLWTSIPRRMNIPYGAEAIRLGPILLNKALVIASILAVVVTVFTFIFLFKTDLGMVIRAAISNRKLISLIGIDPHRVYLLAFSLGMVLIGLGGVLLSFYYTVSPTVGLAYTMYMWVAIVLGGPGTIKGCLLGASIIGVSQTISGLYLPVAFKDVIVLVIFVIVLVFRPKGLFGK; from the coding sequence ATGTCCGCTTTGGTTCAGAGTATGGCAACTGGCCTCCTGCTAGGAGGCATCTATGCTGTCCTTGCTATAGGTCTAGATATAATCTATGGAGTCTTGGATCTTGTTCACATGGCAATTGGAGAGTTCCTGATGCTTGCCATGTACACTACATTTTTTTTATACACTCTTTTTGGCATAAACGAGTTTATACTGCTCTTTGTTGTGCCACTAATATTTCTAATCGTCAGTATACCATGCTATCATGGAGTATTCAAGATTATGATAGGCAAACCTCACAGTTTTCATATCCTTTATACGGCTAGCCTATCTATCGCTTTGCAAAGTGCTGCTCTAGTATTATGGACTTCCATTCCAAGGCGTATGAATATTCCCTATGGTGCAGAAGCGATTAGGTTAGGGCCAATACTGTTAAACAAGGCGCTGGTAATTGCGTCTATTCTAGCAGTAGTTGTCACAGTTTTTACCTTCATATTTCTATTCAAAACCGATTTGGGGATGGTGATACGCGCGGCAATAAGTAACCGAAAGCTCATCTCGCTGATCGGAATTGATCCCCACAGGGTTTACTTGCTAGCATTTAGTCTTGGGATGGTATTGATAGGTCTTGGTGGTGTCTTGTTAAGCTTTTACTATACAGTAAGCCCCACAGTGGGCTTAGCTTATACAATGTATATGTGGGTTGCCATAGTGCTGGGAGGCCCCGGAACGATCAAGGGTTGCCTACTAGGAGCAAGTATAATTGGCGTTTCTCAGACTATCAGTGGATTATACCTACCTGTGGCTTTCAAAGACGTAATTGTGTTAGTCATATTCGTAATTGTATTGGTCTTCAGACCTAAAGGGCTATTTGGGAAGTAG
- a CDS encoding ABC transporter ATP-binding protein produces MTKKFFGVVAVNKCTLNVKEKTIRGLIGPNGAGKTTLLNVINGFYIPDEGEIYFKNERIDGLKPHEIAKKGIGRTFQVSRPFRQMTVMDNMIAAGITHFEKIEELKSKAVDLLKLFDLYRLRDEFAGNLSGGQKKLLEMARVLTFDPDLIMLDEPFHGIHPAFKAKIIKAVRELSEEGKTFVIISHDIPSISETCDKVSVLCAGEVIAEGTPEDIRVDQKVCEAYLGV; encoded by the coding sequence ATGACCAAAAAATTCTTTGGAGTAGTAGCAGTTAACAAATGCACTCTCAATGTGAAGGAGAAAACGATACGGGGACTGATAGGTCCTAACGGAGCAGGAAAGACAACACTGCTAAATGTGATCAACGGATTTTACATCCCGGATGAGGGAGAGATATATTTTAAAAACGAGCGTATAGATGGTTTAAAACCCCACGAAATCGCTAAAAAAGGTATTGGCAGAACGTTTCAAGTTTCAAGACCTTTTCGTCAGATGACCGTGATGGATAACATGATTGCAGCGGGTATAACTCATTTTGAAAAAATAGAGGAGCTGAAAAGCAAGGCTGTGGATCTGTTAAAACTCTTCGATCTTTATCGTTTAAGAGATGAATTTGCAGGGAATTTATCCGGTGGACAAAAAAAGTTATTGGAGATGGCAAGGGTACTTACTTTTGACCCGGATCTTATAATGTTAGACGAACCATTCCACGGTATACATCCTGCTTTCAAAGCAAAAATCATTAAAGCTGTTCGTGAACTGTCTGAGGAAGGAAAAACTTTCGTCATAATAAGTCATGACATACCTTCAATCTCGGAAACCTGTGACAAAGTCTCTGTACTGTGCGCTGGAGAGGTAATCGCGGAGGGAACGCCCGAAGACATCCGAGTAGACCAGAAGGTGTGCGAAGCCTATCTAGGTGTATGA